Proteins encoded within one genomic window of Diadema setosum unplaced genomic scaffold, eeDiaSeto1 scaffold_34, whole genome shotgun sequence:
- the LOC140245798 gene encoding endoplasmic reticulum-Golgi intermediate compartment protein 2-like, with protein sequence MRRLNRKQTLKVVKELDAFPKVPEDYVETTSTGGTVSILTSVLILGLVISEFQYYLDTKMRYEYDVDTDFDSKLQINIDITVAMKCDYIGADVLDSAGDSAMFKFSGRLNEEPTVFDMTPEEERWHKTLKTVRRALSEEHAIQDLLFQSGFDSRPAAHPKRSAKAGKPDACRLHGSLITNKVAGNFHVTIGKSIPHPRGHAHLALMIDPAKYNFSHRINHFSFGTPVKGIVNPLDGDVKITNESLQLYQYFIQIVPTKVNTRAARANTHQFAVTEQERAINHHKGSHGVSGIFFKYELTSLVISVKETYDPIWKLLVRLCGIVGGVFATSGIINNLMGFFMDVICCRFDRLKARNADKKEPLPGHQLEISQPPPSPTLLSSPGS encoded by the exons ATGAGGAGGCTGAACAGGAAGCAGACCCTGAAGGTGGTGAAGGAGCTGGATGCATTCCCGAAGGTTCCAGAGGACTATGTCGAGACGACGTCAACGGGCGGGACAG TGTCCATTCTGACCTCTGTCCTGATTCTGGGACTGGTCATCTCGGAATTTCAGTACTACCTGGACACCAAGATGAGGTATGAGTATGACGTGGACACAGACTTTGACAGCAAGTTGCAGATCAACATTGACATCACAGTTGCCATGAAATGTGACT ACATAGGAGCAGATGTCTTAGATTCGGCTGGGGACTCCGCAATGTTCAAATTCAGTGGCAGACTCAATGAGGAACCAACAGTTTTTGACATGACACCAGAAGAAGAGAGGTGGCACAA AACTCTGAAGACAGTGCGTAGAGCGTTGAGCGAGGAACACGCTATACAAGATCTCCTCTTCCAGTCTGGCTTTGATAGTAGACCAGCAGCACATCCCAAGAGATCAGCCAAGGCAGGCAAGCCTGATGCCTGCCGTTTGCATGGCTCCCTCATAACAAACAAG GTTGCTGGTAATTTCCACGTAACCATTGGCAAGAGTATACCCCACCCCAGGGGACATGCACATCTAGCACTAATGATAGATCCAGCAA AATATAACTTTTCTCACCGGATCAATCATTTCTCGTTCGGGACTCCCGTGAAGGGAATTGTGAATCCGCTGGACGGAGATGTGAAGATAACAAATGAAA GTCTTCAACTGTATCAATATTTCATCCAAATCGTGCCGACCAAAGTAAACACGAGGGCGGCCCGTGCAAACACACACCAGTTTGCAGTCACAGAACAA gAACGTGCCATCAACCACCATAAGGGCAGCCATGGCGTATCGGGGATCTTCTTCAAGTACGAGCTGACATCGTTAGTGATATCCGTCAAAGAGACATATGACCCAATCTGGAAGCTTCTCGTTCGGCTGTGCGGCATAGTTGGAGGGGTCTTTGCCACATCAG GTATCATCAATAATTTGATGGGATTTTTCATGGATGTGATATGCTGCAGATTCGACAGATTGAAAGCCAGAAATGCAGATAAAAAG GAGCCACTCCCAGGCCACCAACTAGAGATTTCACAGCCTCCACCATCCCCTACCCTGTTGTCATCTCCTGGTTCCTGA